Proteins encoded in a region of the Raphanus sativus cultivar WK10039 chromosome 8, ASM80110v3, whole genome shotgun sequence genome:
- the LOC108820067 gene encoding monooxygenase 1 isoform X1, whose translation MEELDIVIVGGGIAGLATSLALHRKGIKSTVLERSESVRSEGAAFGIQTNGWLALQQLGVADKLRLNSLPIHQIRDVMIEKGIKRRESVGPASHGEVRGVLRNDMVRALAHALPIGTLRLGSQIVSVKRDEATSFPILQLRNRQDIKAKVLIGCDGSNSIVSKFLELNPTKALGSRAVRGFTNYPNGHGFQQEFIRIKMDNVVSGRLPITHNLVFWFVVMLKCPQVSTNFKNQEDVARLTLASVCEFSEEWKEMVKKCDIDSIYTSRLRYRSPWEVMSSKFRRGTVTVAGDSMHLMGPFIGQGCSAALEDGVVLARCLWSKLGQDGMNNVSSRKQIQEAIDEYVRERRGRLVGLSTQTYLTGRLIEASSPATKLLVIVLLMILFRDHIGHTRYDCGPL comes from the exons ATGGAAGAACTGGACATAGTGATAGTGGGAGGAGGCATTGCTGGTCTTGCGACTTCCCTTGCTCTTCACAG aaAGGGTATAAAGAGCACTGTGTTGGAGAGATCAGAGTCTGTAAGATCGGAAGGAGCAGCATTTGGTATTCAGACCAATGGATGGCTTGCTCTTCAGCAGCTCGGCGTGGCCGATAAGCTCCGTCTCAATTCTCTCCCGATTCATCA GATAAGAGATGTTATGATCGAGAAAGGGATCAAACGAAGAGAATCAGTCGGACCAGCATCACATGGGGAAGTAAGAGGTGTACTAAGGAATGATATGGTCCGAGCTTTGGCTCATGCTCTTCCTATTGGGACTCTCCGGCTTGGTAGCCAAATTGTGTCGGTCAAGCGGGACGAAGCTACGTCGTTTCCAATTCTTCAGCTCAGAAACAGACAAGATATCAAAGCAAAG GTTTTGATTGGCTGCGACGGATCAAATTCTATCGTCTCTAAATTTCTGGAACTAAACCCGACTAAAGCCCTGGGTTCTCGGGCGGTGAGAGGGTTCACAAACTATCCAAACGGCCATGGATTCCAGCAAGAATTTATAAGAATCAAGATGGACAACGTCGTAAGCGGACGACTTCCTATAACTCACAATCTCGTCTTTTGGTTTGTTGTTATGCTGAAGTGTCCCCAAG tCTCGaccaattttaaaaatcaagagGATGTGGCAAGATTGACACTAGCATCGGTCTGCGAATTCTCAGAGGAATGGAAAGAGATGGTGAAGAAGTGCGATATCGACTCCATATATACCAGCCGTTTAAGGTACCGTTCACCATGGGAAGTTATGTCCAGTAAGTTCCGACGAGGCACTGTGACAGTAGCTGGAGATAGTATGCATCTGATGGGTCCATTCATAGGACAAGGATGTTCAGCTGCGCTCGAAGACGGTGTCGTTTTGGCTAGGTGCTTGTGGAGCAAGTTAGGTCAAGATGGTATGAACAATGTCTCTTCAAGGAAGCAAATACAAGAAGCGATTGATGAGTACGTTAGAGAAAGAAGAGGGAGACTCGTGGGGCTCTCGACACAGACATATCTTACCGGTAGGTTAATTGAAGCTTCGTCGCCGGCAACGAAGCTCTTGGTTATAGTTTTACTGATGATTCTGTTTCGTGACCATATTGGTCACACTCGATATGATTGTGGCCCTCTTTAA
- the LOC108820067 gene encoding monooxygenase 1 isoform X2: protein MEELDIVIVGGGIAGLATSLALHRKGIKSTVLERSESVRSEGAAFGIQTNGWLALQQLGVADKLRLNSLPIHQIRDVMIEKGIKRRESVGPASHGEVRGVLRNDMVRALAHALPIGTLRLGSQIVSVKRDEATSFPILQLRNRQDIKAKVLIGCDGSNSIVSKFLELNPTKALGSRAVRGFTNYPNGHGFQQEFIRIKMDNVVSGRLPITHNLVFWFVVMLKCPQEEWKEMVKKCDIDSIYTSRLRYRSPWEVMSSKFRRGTVTVAGDSMHLMGPFIGQGCSAALEDGVVLARCLWSKLGQDGMNNVSSRKQIQEAIDEYVRERRGRLVGLSTQTYLTGRLIEASSPATKLLVIVLLMILFRDHIGHTRYDCGPL from the exons ATGGAAGAACTGGACATAGTGATAGTGGGAGGAGGCATTGCTGGTCTTGCGACTTCCCTTGCTCTTCACAG aaAGGGTATAAAGAGCACTGTGTTGGAGAGATCAGAGTCTGTAAGATCGGAAGGAGCAGCATTTGGTATTCAGACCAATGGATGGCTTGCTCTTCAGCAGCTCGGCGTGGCCGATAAGCTCCGTCTCAATTCTCTCCCGATTCATCA GATAAGAGATGTTATGATCGAGAAAGGGATCAAACGAAGAGAATCAGTCGGACCAGCATCACATGGGGAAGTAAGAGGTGTACTAAGGAATGATATGGTCCGAGCTTTGGCTCATGCTCTTCCTATTGGGACTCTCCGGCTTGGTAGCCAAATTGTGTCGGTCAAGCGGGACGAAGCTACGTCGTTTCCAATTCTTCAGCTCAGAAACAGACAAGATATCAAAGCAAAG GTTTTGATTGGCTGCGACGGATCAAATTCTATCGTCTCTAAATTTCTGGAACTAAACCCGACTAAAGCCCTGGGTTCTCGGGCGGTGAGAGGGTTCACAAACTATCCAAACGGCCATGGATTCCAGCAAGAATTTATAAGAATCAAGATGGACAACGTCGTAAGCGGACGACTTCCTATAACTCACAATCTCGTCTTTTGGTTTGTTGTTATGCTGAAGTGTCCCCAAG AGGAATGGAAAGAGATGGTGAAGAAGTGCGATATCGACTCCATATATACCAGCCGTTTAAGGTACCGTTCACCATGGGAAGTTATGTCCAGTAAGTTCCGACGAGGCACTGTGACAGTAGCTGGAGATAGTATGCATCTGATGGGTCCATTCATAGGACAAGGATGTTCAGCTGCGCTCGAAGACGGTGTCGTTTTGGCTAGGTGCTTGTGGAGCAAGTTAGGTCAAGATGGTATGAACAATGTCTCTTCAAGGAAGCAAATACAAGAAGCGATTGATGAGTACGTTAGAGAAAGAAGAGGGAGACTCGTGGGGCTCTCGACACAGACATATCTTACCGGTAGGTTAATTGAAGCTTCGTCGCCGGCAACGAAGCTCTTGGTTATAGTTTTACTGATGATTCTGTTTCGTGACCATATTGGTCACACTCGATATGATTGTGGCCCTCTTTAA
- the LOC108833877 gene encoding LOW QUALITY PROTEIN: uncharacterized protein LOC108833877 (The sequence of the model RefSeq protein was modified relative to this genomic sequence to represent the inferred CDS: inserted 2 bases in 2 codons) produces MRPLDENETTVVFEKIFKFVGNNLKNIVENPSHEGPESDPGRYCFRLQKSRVYYVSESLVKRATNISRKSLVSLGTCIGKYTHAGSFHLTIMSLNLLAANAKHKVWLKPTSEMSFLYGNHVLXGGLGRITDSIVPGDGVVVFSMSDVPXGFGIAAKSTQDCRKLDPNGIVVLHQADIGEYLRMKTSFERLCLIVVLSFVLRFRCVSLSNLVLDL; encoded by the exons ATGCGGCCATTAGACGAGAACGAGACGACCGTCGTCTTCGAGAAGATCTTCAAATTCGTGGGCAACAACCTCAAGAACATCGTCGAGAACCCATCTCACGAAGGACCCGAATCAGACCCCGGCCGCTACTGCTTCCGTCTCCAGAAGAGCAGAGTCTACTACGTCAGCGAGTCTCTCGTGAAGCGAGCCACGAACATCTCCCGCAAAAGCCTGGTCTCCCTCGGAACCTGCATCGGGAAGTACACTCACGCCGGGAGCTTCCACCTGACGATCATGTCGCTCAACCTCTTGGCGGCGAACGCGAAGCACAAGGTATGGCTGAAACCCACGTCGGAGATGTCGTTTCTGTACGGGAACCATGTGT AAGGAGGGTTAGGGAGGATTACTGATAGCATCGTGCCTGGAGATGGGGTTGTTGTGTTCTCCATGTCGGATGTTC TTGGGTTTGGGATCGCGGCGAAGAGTACGCAGGATTGTCGGAAGTTGGATCCGAATGGGATCGTTGTGCTTCATCAGGCTGATATTGGAGAGTATCTGAGGATGAAGACGAGCTTTGAAAGGCTTTGTTTAATTGttgttttaagttttgttttgagGTTTAGATGTGTAAGCTTGTCGAACTTGGTGTTGGATCTAtga